The following are encoded together in the Bacillus cereus group sp. RP43 genome:
- a CDS encoding HU family DNA-binding protein: MNKTDLINAVAEASSLSKKDATKAVDAVFDSILEALKQGDKVQLIGFGNFEVRERAARKGRNPQTGEEIEIAASKVPAFKPGKALKDAVK, from the coding sequence ATGAACAAGACAGATTTAATCAATGCTGTTGCAGAAGCAAGTTCCCTTTCTAAAAAGGACGCAACAAAAGCAGTGGACGCTGTTTTTGATTCTATCTTAGAAGCTTTAAAACAAGGTGATAAAGTACAACTAATCGGATTCGGTAACTTCGAAGTTCGTGAGCGTGCGGCTCGTAAAGGTCGTAACCCACAAACAGGTGAGGAGATTGAAATCGCTGCAAGTAAAGTACCTGCATTCAAACCTGGTAAAGCGTTAAAAGATGCGGTTAAATAA
- the spoIVA gene encoding stage IV sporulation protein A — protein sequence MEKVDIFKDIAERTGGDIYFGVVGAVRTGKSTFIKKFMELVVIPNIENESDRQRAQDELPQSAAGRTIMTTEPKFVPNQAVSIEVDEGLEVNIRLVDCVGYTVPGAKGYEDENGPRMINTPWYEEPIPFHEAAEIGTRKVIQEHSTIGVVITTDGTIGEIPRRDYIEAEERVVNELKEVGKPFIMIINTVQPYHPDTEQLRQSLSEEYDIPVIAMSVESLRETDVYNVLREALFEFPVLEVNVNLPSWVMVLNEGHWLRQSYQEAVQETVKDIKRLRDVDRVVWQFSQYEFIDRASLAGIDMGQGVAEIDLYAPDELYDQILKEVVGVEIRGKDHLLKLMLDLSHAKTEYDQVADALRMVKQTGYGVAAPALADMSLDEPEIIRHGSRFGVKLKAVAPSIHMIKVDVESTFEPIIGTEKQSEELVRYLMQDFEDDPLSIWNSDIFGRSLSSIVREGIQAKLSLMPENARYKLKETLERIINEGSGGLIAIIL from the coding sequence TTGGAAAAGGTAGATATTTTTAAAGATATTGCGGAACGCACAGGCGGTGATATTTATTTTGGAGTTGTAGGAGCTGTTCGAACAGGGAAATCAACATTTATTAAAAAATTTATGGAACTTGTTGTTATTCCCAATATTGAAAATGAGTCAGACCGTCAAAGAGCGCAGGATGAACTGCCTCAAAGTGCTGCTGGTCGTACAATAATGACGACGGAACCGAAGTTTGTTCCAAACCAAGCGGTTTCTATCGAAGTAGATGAAGGTCTTGAAGTGAATATTCGATTAGTAGATTGTGTTGGATATACGGTTCCAGGAGCAAAAGGCTATGAAGATGAGAATGGTCCGCGCATGATTAATACTCCTTGGTATGAAGAGCCTATTCCATTCCATGAAGCTGCAGAAATCGGAACACGTAAAGTAATTCAAGAGCATTCAACAATAGGTGTCGTTATTACAACAGATGGAACAATTGGTGAAATTCCAAGAAGAGATTATATAGAGGCAGAAGAACGCGTTGTAAATGAGTTGAAAGAAGTAGGAAAGCCTTTCATTATGATTATCAATACTGTACAGCCATATCATCCAGATACGGAGCAGTTACGTCAAAGTTTATCAGAAGAATATGATATCCCAGTAATTGCGATGAGTGTAGAGAGTTTAAGAGAAACAGATGTGTATAACGTACTTCGAGAAGCGTTATTCGAGTTCCCGGTTTTAGAAGTGAATGTAAACCTTCCGAGCTGGGTAATGGTGCTAAATGAAGGACATTGGTTACGCCAAAGTTATCAGGAAGCGGTTCAAGAGACTGTAAAGGATATAAAACGTCTTCGTGATGTGGACCGTGTCGTTTGGCAGTTTAGTCAATATGAATTTATTGATCGAGCAAGTCTAGCTGGCATTGATATGGGGCAAGGTGTGGCCGAGATTGATTTATATGCGCCAGATGAATTATATGATCAAATTTTAAAAGAAGTAGTAGGAGTAGAGATTCGAGGGAAAGATCATTTATTGAAGCTTATGCTCGATTTATCTCATGCGAAAACAGAGTATGACCAAGTGGCGGATGCCCTGCGGATGGTAAAACAAACCGGATATGGAGTAGCAGCGCCTGCGTTAGCTGATATGAGCTTAGATGAACCGGAAATTATTCGTCACGGTTCAAGGTTCGGTGTTAAATTAAAAGCGGTTGCGCCGTCTATTCATATGATTAAAGTGGATGTAGAATCAACATTTGAACCGATTATCGGTACTGAAAAACAAAGTGAAGAACTAGTTCGTTATTTGATGCAAGATTTTGAAGATGACCCGCTATCAATTTGGAATTCTGATATATTTGGACGCTCTCTTAGCTCTATTGTTAGAGAAGGAATTCAAGCGAAGTTATCTCTAATGCCAGAAAACGCTCGTTATAAATTAAAAGAAACGCTAGAAAGAATTATTAATGAAGGATCTGGCGGATTAATTGCGATTATATTATAA
- the folE gene encoding GTP cyclohydrolase I FolE, whose translation MAKVNLEQIEHAVRLILEAIGDDPNREGVLDTPKRVAKMYAEVFSGMHEDPKEHLHKVFGEDHEELVLVKDIPFYSMCEHHLVPFYGVAHVAYIPQGGKVTGLSKLARTVDTIARRPQLQERITSTVANSIMEVLEPHGVMVVVEAEHMCMTMRGVKKPGAKTVTTAVRGVLENDAAARSEILSFIKTK comes from the coding sequence ATGGCAAAAGTTAATTTAGAACAAATTGAACATGCAGTACGTCTTATTTTAGAGGCGATTGGAGATGACCCAAATCGCGAGGGAGTACTTGATACACCGAAACGTGTTGCGAAAATGTACGCAGAAGTATTCTCAGGGATGCATGAGGATCCGAAAGAGCATTTACACAAAGTATTCGGAGAAGACCACGAAGAGCTTGTACTAGTAAAAGATATACCATTCTATTCGATGTGTGAGCATCATCTTGTTCCGTTTTATGGAGTTGCTCATGTTGCATATATTCCGCAAGGTGGAAAAGTAACAGGGCTAAGTAAATTAGCTCGTACTGTAGACACAATTGCGCGTCGTCCACAACTACAGGAACGAATTACATCAACAGTAGCTAACTCTATTATGGAAGTACTAGAGCCGCATGGTGTAATGGTAGTAGTAGAAGCAGAGCATATGTGTATGACGATGCGTGGTGTGAAAAAGCCTGGTGCGAAAACAGTAACGACTGCGGTGCGCGGCGTGCTAGAAAATGATGCAGCAGCACGTAGTGAAATTTTATCGTTTATTAAGACGAAGTAA
- the engA gene encoding ribosome-associated GTPase EngA — protein sequence MPKPVIAIVGRPNVGKSTIFNRIVGERVSIVEDIPGITRDRIYSAGEWLNHEFNIIDTGGIDIGDEPFLTQIRQQAEVAIDEADVIIFMTNGRDGVTAADEEVAKILYRSKKPIVLAVNKVDNPEMRSDIYDFYALGFGEPFPISGTHGLGLGDLLDEAANHFPKIEEEAYDDETIRFSLIGRPNVGKSSLVNALLGQERVIVSNIAGTTRDAVDTPYSKDDQDYVIIDTAGMRKKGKVYESTEKYSVLRALRAIERSDVVLVVLDGEEGIIEQDKKIAGYAHDSGRAVIIVVNKWDAVKKDEKTMKAFEENIRAHFQFLEYAPIVFLSAKTKKRTQTLLPVINEVNESHSIRVQTNVLNDVIMDAVAMNPTPTHNGSRLKIFYATQVAVKPPTFVIFVNDTELMHFSYERFLKNRLREAFGFVGTPIHIIARARD from the coding sequence ATGCCGAAACCAGTAATAGCGATAGTAGGCCGCCCGAACGTAGGGAAATCTACTATTTTCAATAGAATTGTTGGAGAAAGAGTTTCAATCGTAGAAGATATACCAGGTATAACGCGAGACCGTATTTATAGTGCGGGAGAATGGTTAAACCATGAATTTAACATTATTGATACAGGTGGAATTGATATTGGAGACGAGCCATTTTTGACACAAATTCGTCAACAAGCGGAAGTAGCGATTGATGAAGCAGATGTTATCATTTTTATGACGAATGGTCGCGATGGTGTAACTGCAGCAGATGAAGAAGTTGCTAAAATTTTATACCGTTCTAAAAAACCAATTGTACTTGCGGTAAATAAGGTTGATAATCCAGAAATGCGTAGTGATATTTATGATTTTTATGCATTAGGATTTGGCGAGCCATTCCCGATTTCAGGTACACACGGTTTAGGACTTGGTGATTTGTTAGATGAAGCTGCAAATCATTTTCCAAAGATTGAAGAAGAAGCGTATGACGATGAAACAATCCGTTTCTCTTTAATTGGACGTCCAAACGTAGGGAAATCATCACTTGTAAATGCACTTCTTGGTCAAGAACGTGTAATTGTAAGTAATATAGCGGGAACGACGCGTGATGCTGTCGATACACCATATAGTAAAGATGATCAAGATTATGTAATCATCGATACAGCTGGTATGCGTAAAAAAGGGAAAGTATACGAAAGCACAGAAAAATATAGTGTACTTCGTGCACTTAGAGCGATTGAACGTTCTGACGTTGTTTTAGTCGTTTTAGACGGAGAAGAAGGAATTATTGAACAGGATAAAAAAATCGCTGGATATGCTCATGATTCAGGACGTGCTGTTATTATCGTCGTAAACAAATGGGATGCAGTGAAAAAAGATGAAAAAACAATGAAAGCATTTGAAGAAAACATTCGCGCTCATTTCCAATTTTTAGAGTATGCGCCGATTGTATTCTTATCTGCGAAAACGAAAAAACGTACACAAACATTATTACCAGTTATTAATGAAGTAAATGAAAGCCATAGCATCCGCGTACAAACGAACGTATTAAATGATGTAATTATGGATGCGGTCGCGATGAATCCAACGCCGACTCATAATGGTAGCCGTCTGAAAATCTTCTATGCGACACAGGTTGCGGTAAAACCACCAACATTTGTTATATTTGTAAACGATACAGAATTAATGCACTTTTCATATGAGCGCTTCTTAAAGAACCGTTTACGTGAAGCGTTCGGTTTTGTAGGAACGCCGATTCACATTATCGCTAGAGCAAGAGACTAA
- the ndk gene encoding nucleoside-diphosphate kinase yields the protein MEKTFLMVKPDGVQRAFIGEIVARFEKKGFQLVGAKLMQVTPEIAEQHYGEHKERPFFGELVDFITSGPVFAMVWQGENVVDTARNMMGKTRPHEADMGTIRGDFGVTVAKNIIHGSDSLESAEREIAIFFKEEELVDYSKLMNQWIY from the coding sequence ATGGAAAAAACATTTCTAATGGTAAAACCAGACGGTGTACAACGTGCCTTCATTGGGGAAATCGTAGCTCGTTTTGAGAAAAAGGGCTTTCAATTAGTTGGTGCAAAATTAATGCAAGTTACTCCGGAAATTGCTGAACAACACTACGGTGAGCATAAAGAAAGACCTTTCTTTGGTGAATTAGTAGACTTTATTACATCTGGCCCTGTATTCGCAATGGTATGGCAAGGTGAAAATGTAGTAGATACAGCTCGTAATATGATGGGTAAAACACGACCACATGAAGCTGATATGGGAACAATTCGCGGAGATTTCGGTGTAACTGTTGCGAAAAACATAATCCACGGTTCGGATTCTTTAGAAAGTGCAGAGCGCGAGATTGCTATTTTCTTTAAGGAAGAAGAATTAGTAGACTACTCAAAATTAATGAATCAATGGATTTACTAA
- a CDS encoding YpzI family protein, translating into MGKDRQERKLRESRRVESDRDQSLQYPGATSLDTPEQARKQNQH; encoded by the coding sequence ATGGGTAAAGATCGCCAAGAACGAAAGCTAAGAGAATCACGCCGCGTTGAATCTGATCGCGACCAATCACTTCAATATCCCGGTGCAACAAGTCTTGATACACCGGAGCAAGCTCGAAAGCAGAATCAGCATTAA
- a CDS encoding heptaprenyl diphosphate synthase component 1, translating into MCDIYGGYAGIKEKLMEKLRHPYFINYIEEPFIDEEKIALLYGALKSANIHKEQIEHYVVTIMLVQIALDTHEKVSNKANEETSGFHKRRQLTVLAGDYYSGLYYYLLSMNCDIILIRALAEGIKEINEHKIMLYQKAHVAIQDIMESVVIIESALLQKTCDHFHLSNWKPYITYVLGKNRLQKECQLYADKQNSPVFQAVQQISLGDDKNLETVINEWLMEMRKQEENFLENHTEVNEIISMLRDKSRT; encoded by the coding sequence GTGTGTGACATCTACGGAGGGTATGCGGGTATTAAAGAGAAATTGATGGAGAAATTACGCCATCCTTATTTTATAAACTATATTGAAGAACCATTTATTGATGAAGAGAAAATAGCGCTGTTATATGGTGCATTAAAAAGTGCAAATATACATAAAGAACAAATTGAACATTATGTAGTAACGATTATGCTTGTACAAATTGCTCTTGATACACATGAAAAAGTATCGAATAAAGCAAACGAAGAGACGAGTGGATTCCATAAGCGTCGTCAATTGACAGTTCTTGCAGGGGATTATTATAGTGGTCTATACTATTACTTATTGTCAATGAATTGTGATATTATCTTAATTCGTGCACTTGCTGAAGGAATTAAGGAGATTAATGAACATAAAATTATGCTATATCAAAAAGCACATGTGGCGATTCAAGACATAATGGAAAGTGTAGTAATAATTGAATCTGCGCTTTTACAAAAAACATGTGATCATTTTCATTTATCTAATTGGAAACCATATATAACTTATGTGTTAGGGAAAAATCGTCTTCAAAAAGAGTGTCAATTGTATGCTGATAAACAAAATTCACCTGTTTTTCAAGCGGTCCAACAAATCTCATTGGGTGACGATAAAAATTTAGAAACAGTTATTAATGAATGGCTTATGGAAATGAGAAAGCAGGAAGAAAATTTTTTAGAGAATCATACAGAAGTTAATGAGATAATTTCTATGTTAAGAGATAAATCAAGGACATAA
- the menG gene encoding 2-heptaprenyl-1,4-naphthoquinone methyltransferase has translation MQQSKEERVHDVFEKISDKYDVMNSVISFQRHKAWRKETMRIMDVKPGSKALDVCCGTADWTIALAGAVGEDGKVYGLDFSENMLAVGKQKVEALELKQVELMHGNAMELPYEDNTFDYVTIGFGLRNVPDYMQVLKEMTRVVKPGGKVICLETSQPTMIGFRQGYVLYFKYIMPLFGKMFAKSYKEYSWLQESASTFPGMKELANMFEEAGLKNVQVKPFTFGVAAMHLGIKPESK, from the coding sequence ATGCAACAATCAAAAGAAGAAAGAGTACATGACGTATTTGAGAAAATTTCTGATAAATACGATGTGATGAATTCTGTAATTAGTTTTCAAAGGCATAAGGCATGGCGCAAAGAAACGATGCGAATTATGGATGTGAAACCTGGTAGTAAGGCACTTGATGTATGCTGCGGGACGGCAGATTGGACAATTGCACTAGCGGGAGCTGTAGGTGAAGATGGGAAGGTTTACGGTTTAGACTTTAGCGAAAATATGCTAGCTGTCGGTAAACAAAAGGTAGAAGCTTTAGAATTAAAGCAAGTAGAACTTATGCATGGAAATGCAATGGAACTTCCTTATGAAGATAATACGTTTGATTATGTAACGATTGGTTTTGGGTTACGTAACGTTCCGGATTACATGCAAGTATTAAAAGAAATGACGCGTGTAGTAAAGCCTGGTGGAAAAGTAATTTGCCTGGAAACATCCCAACCAACGATGATAGGTTTTCGTCAAGGATATGTCTTATACTTTAAATATATCATGCCGTTATTTGGAAAGATGTTTGCGAAAAGTTATAAAGAATATTCATGGCTTCAGGAATCTGCTAGTACATTCCCAGGGATGAAAGAGTTAGCAAATATGTTTGAAGAAGCTGGGCTTAAGAATGTGCAAGTGAAACCATTTACTTTTGGTGTAGCAGCTATGCATTTAGGTATTAAACCAGAATCAAAATAG
- a CDS encoding DUF2768 domain-containing protein, translating to MSEGLIKMWFALGAIGFMFLAVSFILLSRHKMKNKFLKGITALVAYTLMIVSGIVIFLVVFSGPIEQ from the coding sequence ATGTCGGAAGGGCTTATAAAAATGTGGTTTGCTTTAGGAGCAATTGGATTTATGTTTCTTGCAGTAAGTTTTATTTTATTAAGTAGGCATAAAATGAAGAATAAATTTTTGAAAGGGATTACAGCTTTAGTAGCGTACACCCTCATGATTGTATCGGGAATTGTTATTTTCCTTGTTGTATTTAGTGGCCCTATTGAGCAATAA
- the hepT gene encoding heptaprenyl diphosphate synthase component II produces the protein MKLQLMYSFLRSDINVIEKELKKTVASEQPLVEEAALQLIEAGGKRIRPVFVLLAGKFGDYKLDAIKHVAVALELIHMASLVHDDVIDAAFVRRGSATVNAKWGDRIAMYTGDYLFAKSLECITNIEIPDAHQALSHTILEVCKGEIEQIKDKYNYDQNLRTYLRRIKRKTALLIAASCQLGAIAAGANRDTVNRLFWYGYFVGMSYQIIDDILDFVSTEEKLGKPAGGDLLQGNITLPVLYAMEDPVLRQKITSVHENTTASEMKEIIDNIKASEAIDKAFSFSERYLHKALEIIKPLPRGQAKYALQNVAKYIGKRKF, from the coding sequence ATGAAGTTACAACTTATGTACTCTTTTTTACGATCGGATATTAATGTTATAGAAAAAGAATTGAAGAAGACAGTTGCTTCTGAGCAGCCGTTAGTAGAAGAAGCGGCATTACAGCTTATTGAAGCAGGTGGGAAGCGGATTCGCCCTGTTTTTGTTTTGCTTGCAGGGAAATTTGGGGATTATAAGTTAGATGCAATTAAGCATGTTGCGGTTGCATTAGAACTTATTCATATGGCTTCGCTTGTTCACGATGATGTCATTGATGCTGCGTTTGTACGACGCGGTAGCGCAACAGTGAATGCGAAATGGGGAGATCGTATTGCAATGTATACAGGAGATTACTTGTTTGCGAAGTCTCTTGAATGTATAACAAATATAGAAATTCCAGATGCACATCAAGCGTTGTCTCATACAATTTTAGAAGTTTGTAAAGGTGAAATCGAACAAATTAAAGATAAGTATAACTATGATCAAAATTTAAGAACGTATTTAAGAAGGATAAAACGAAAAACAGCATTGTTAATCGCCGCGAGTTGTCAGTTGGGAGCGATTGCTGCTGGTGCTAATCGTGATACTGTAAATCGTCTATTTTGGTATGGATATTTTGTTGGTATGTCTTATCAAATTATTGATGATATTTTAGATTTCGTATCGACAGAAGAGAAGCTTGGAAAGCCTGCTGGTGGTGATTTATTACAAGGTAACATTACATTGCCTGTTTTGTATGCCATGGAAGATCCAGTTCTTCGCCAGAAAATTACATCTGTGCATGAAAATACAACAGCAAGTGAAATGAAAGAAATTATCGATAATATTAAAGCGAGCGAAGCTATTGATAAAGCATTTTCGTTTAGTGAACGTTATTTACATAAAGCATTAGAAATAATAAAACCACTCCCTCGTGGACAGGCGAAGTACGCGTTGCAAAATGTTGCAAAGTATATTGGAAAACGAAAATTTTAG
- a CDS encoding NAD(P)H-dependent glycerol-3-phosphate dehydrogenase, producing MTKITVIGAGSWGTALAMVLADNGHDVRIWGNRSELMDEINTKHENSRYLPGITLPSTIVAYSSLEEALVDVNTVLLVVPTKAYRDVLQEMKEIVTEPVTWIHASKGIEPGTSKRISEVIEEEIPENLIKDVVVLSGPSHAEEVGLRQATTVTSAAKRMEAAEEVQDLFMNSYFRVYTNPDIVGVELGGALKNIIALAAGITDGLGLGDNAKAALMTRGLTEIARLGRKMGGNPLTFAGLTGMGDLIVTCTSVHSRNWRAGNMLGKGHSLEEVLESMGMVVEGVRTTKAAHELAEKMEVEMPITAALYDVLFNEKNVKDTVGSLMGRVRKHEVEAIPDLL from the coding sequence ATGACAAAAATCACAGTAATAGGAGCAGGTAGCTGGGGAACAGCGTTAGCGATGGTATTAGCTGACAATGGGCATGATGTACGTATTTGGGGAAATCGTTCTGAACTTATGGATGAGATTAATACGAAACATGAGAATAGTCGATATCTTCCAGGAATTACATTGCCAAGCACAATCGTAGCCTACTCTTCTTTAGAAGAAGCATTAGTAGATGTAAATACAGTACTGCTAGTAGTACCGACGAAAGCGTACCGAGATGTATTACAAGAGATGAAAGAAATTGTTACAGAACCAGTTACTTGGATTCATGCAAGTAAAGGAATCGAACCAGGTACGTCAAAACGTATTTCGGAAGTGATTGAGGAAGAAATTCCAGAGAACCTAATTAAAGATGTTGTTGTACTGTCTGGACCGAGTCATGCTGAAGAAGTAGGTTTGCGCCAAGCGACGACTGTTACGTCTGCAGCTAAACGTATGGAAGCGGCTGAGGAAGTACAGGATCTGTTTATGAATAGCTATTTCCGTGTATATACAAACCCAGATATCGTTGGAGTTGAACTAGGTGGTGCTTTAAAAAATATTATTGCACTAGCTGCGGGAATAACTGACGGACTTGGATTAGGTGATAATGCGAAAGCCGCATTAATGACACGTGGTTTAACGGAAATTGCTCGTTTAGGAAGAAAGATGGGCGGAAATCCACTGACATTTGCTGGTCTAACTGGTATGGGGGACTTAATTGTAACTTGTACAAGTGTGCATAGTCGAAATTGGCGTGCAGGAAATATGCTTGGAAAAGGACACTCTTTAGAAGAAGTGTTAGAAAGTATGGGTATGGTTGTTGAAGGTGTACGAACAACGAAAGCTGCTCATGAGTTGGCAGAGAAAATGGAAGTTGAAATGCCGATTACAGCGGCTTTATATGACGTATTGTTCAATGAGAAAAATGTAAAAGATACAGTAGGCTCATTGATGGGACGTGTTCGAAAACATGAAGTTGAAGCGATACCTGATTTGTTATAA
- a CDS encoding YIEGIA family protein → MTEYTPAILCGVIAGTITRVLMLRTDTRQYPTRLHGKIIHIAMGLIAAALGAIAIPSVLKKDFSAITFLTLAATQFRDVRNMERNTLQQLDGYELVPRGNTYIEGIALVFESRNYLAMLTSFVTTFAYIGFHSWIAGVITGIVSFSIAKKLMSGKRLHDLVEIEHVPLRFEGAGLYIDNIYIMNIGLPARQEEIMKYGMGFILKPKSIDAMVTISNLGQRQAILHDVSVALGIYRDSGTPALVPLAKRDLEDGRVGVFVLPQDQDAEKAIGVIGNVPTLESAVHMSSEAPKGRGDKR, encoded by the coding sequence ATGACTGAATATACACCAGCTATTTTATGTGGCGTAATTGCAGGTACAATAACTAGGGTGTTAATGCTTCGTACCGATACGAGGCAATATCCGACGAGGCTTCACGGGAAAATTATTCATATCGCGATGGGATTAATTGCGGCTGCCTTAGGAGCAATTGCGATTCCGTCTGTTTTGAAAAAAGATTTCTCTGCAATTACATTTCTTACGTTAGCAGCGACGCAATTTCGTGATGTGCGCAATATGGAAAGAAATACACTTCAACAATTAGATGGTTATGAGCTCGTACCACGTGGTAATACATACATTGAAGGGATTGCATTAGTATTTGAAAGTCGTAACTACTTGGCGATGTTAACGTCGTTTGTAACAACGTTTGCGTATATAGGATTCCATTCATGGATTGCTGGGGTAATTACTGGTATAGTAAGTTTTTCCATTGCGAAAAAATTAATGTCAGGTAAAAGACTTCATGACCTTGTAGAAATTGAGCACGTTCCACTTCGTTTTGAAGGAGCCGGACTTTATATTGATAATATTTACATTATGAATATTGGATTGCCAGCAAGGCAAGAAGAAATTATGAAATATGGAATGGGATTTATTTTGAAACCGAAATCGATAGATGCGATGGTTACAATCTCAAACTTAGGACAACGTCAAGCTATTTTACATGATGTTTCGGTTGCTTTAGGAATATATAGAGATTCTGGAACGCCGGCACTTGTACCGTTAGCGAAGCGTGATTTAGAGGATGGGAGAGTTGGGGTTTTTGTTCTGCCGCAAGATCAAGATGCAGAAAAAGCGATAGGGGTAATCGGGAATGTACCAACATTAGAGAGTGCTGTTCATATGTCATCAGAAGCTCCGAAAGGAAGGGGAGATAAGAGATGA
- a CDS encoding stage VI sporulation protein F, with translation MDNNIFSNIEKEAKVNKEDIFKLASSVQNANLRDEKVLRQLIHQVALMAGREVPKEQEDQIVKAIINNNMPADFGSLSKMFKK, from the coding sequence ATGGATAACAACATTTTTAGTAACATTGAAAAGGAAGCAAAAGTGAATAAAGAAGATATTTTTAAATTAGCATCATCTGTACAAAATGCGAATTTACGTGATGAGAAAGTGCTGCGTCAATTGATTCATCAAGTTGCTCTAATGGCAGGACGCGAAGTGCCAAAAGAGCAAGAGGATCAAATTGTAAAAGCGATTATTAACAATAATATGCCGGCGGATTTTGGTTCGTTAAGTAAAATGTTTAAAAAATAA
- the aroC gene encoding chorismate synthase codes for MRYITAGESHGPQLTTILEGIPAGLSLVANDINEELARRQKGYGRGRRMQIEKDQVQIVSGVRHGKTMGSPIALVVENRDFTHWTKVMGTEPLTEQEEKEMKRQVTKPRPGHADLNGAIKYGHRDMRNVLERSSARETTVRVAAGAVAKKILAELGIQVAGHVVEIGGVQAENIKYNSIAELQSTTEASPVRCLDEKVGKKMMQAIDDAKANGDSIGGIVEVVVEGMPIGVGSYVHYDRKLDAKLAAAIMSINAFKGVEIGIGFEAAHRPGSEVHDEILWDEVQGYRRKTNNAGGLEGGMTTGMPVVVRGVMKPIPTLYKPLQSVDIDTKEPFTASIERSDSCAVPAASVVAEAVVAWELATALIEQFGLDRIDLIRENIEKHNEYARGF; via the coding sequence ATGCGATATATTACAGCTGGTGAATCCCACGGTCCGCAACTTACGACAATTTTAGAAGGTATTCCGGCAGGATTATCTTTAGTAGCGAATGATATAAACGAAGAATTAGCTAGAAGACAAAAAGGATATGGACGCGGTAGACGCATGCAAATTGAGAAAGACCAAGTGCAAATTGTAAGTGGTGTTAGGCATGGGAAGACGATGGGGTCTCCGATTGCACTTGTTGTTGAAAATCGTGATTTTACACATTGGACAAAGGTTATGGGTACAGAGCCGTTAACTGAGCAGGAAGAGAAAGAAATGAAAAGGCAAGTTACGAAACCTAGACCTGGACACGCAGATTTAAATGGTGCGATTAAATATGGTCATAGAGATATGAGGAATGTATTAGAGCGTTCTTCAGCACGTGAAACGACAGTTCGTGTTGCAGCTGGTGCAGTTGCAAAAAAAATATTAGCGGAATTAGGTATACAAGTAGCGGGACATGTTGTCGAGATCGGTGGTGTACAGGCAGAAAATATTAAATATAACTCTATTGCGGAATTACAAAGTACTACAGAAGCATCTCCTGTACGTTGTTTAGATGAAAAAGTCGGTAAAAAGATGATGCAAGCGATTGATGATGCGAAGGCAAATGGTGATTCTATCGGTGGTATTGTTGAAGTAGTTGTAGAAGGAATGCCAATTGGAGTAGGTAGCTATGTACATTATGATAGAAAATTAGATGCAAAATTAGCAGCGGCAATTATGAGTATTAACGCTTTTAAAGGTGTTGAAATTGGAATTGGTTTTGAAGCAGCACATAGACCAGGAAGTGAAGTGCATGATGAAATCCTTTGGGATGAAGTGCAAGGGTACAGAAGAAAAACGAACAATGCAGGTGGATTAGAAGGTGGCATGACAACTGGTATGCCGGTTGTTGTGCGCGGTGTTATGAAACCGATACCGACATTATATAAACCGCTTCAAAGTGTTGATATTGATACGAAAGAACCTTTTACAGCGAGTATTGAACGTTCAGATAGTTGTGCAGTGCCAGCAGCTAGCGTTGTGGCTGAAGCTGTTGTGGCTTGGGAGCTCGCGACAGCTTTAATTGAACAATTTGGATTAGATCGTATCGATCTTATACGTGAAAATATTGAGAAACATAATGAATATGCGAGGGGATTTTAA